The following proteins are encoded in a genomic region of Necator americanus strain Aroian chromosome II, whole genome shotgun sequence:
- a CDS encoding hypothetical protein (NECATOR_CHRII.G6289.T2) — protein sequence MAIRVDSSKTQSEESQTGRIVAHCNRSHRKKQRSGDVHTDTGKVSYTVLAKKLGDELRSGRPTAISFDELKNLAEQHPYEGVRYFAASLGCSLSNVSNELRFLGMVKKLGQWLPHALSDGDRQDSWTSVLSCPPEAADSTGWTPLSLEMKSEIHEKKVMLSVWWGVHEIYRFKLLPDSTKVTAEVYFAQLQTGRQDPQGAPEAQQQSSGREVLAHPPNSPDLAPSDYHLFRSLKHYLEKKHYDDRDHLENDLRAFFASKLPEFYAKGIRDIRRRWQKVVDVDGDYSIE from the exons atgGCTATACGGgtcgattcgtcgaaaacccagtCGGAGGAATCGCAGACGGGGCGCAtagttgcgcattgcaacagaagccatcgtaagaaacagcgttccggggacgttcacactgatacagggaaag TTTCCTACACAGTCCTAGCCAAGAAACTAGGAGATGAGCTTCGCTCTGGTCggccgactgcaatatcgttcgacgagctgaagaatctggcggagcagcatccatatgaaggtgtgcggtattttgctgccagtcttggctgttcgttATCCAACGTGAGCAATGAACTGCGAtttctcggaatggtgaaaaagctcggtcaatGGCttccacatgcattgagcgacggcgACCGGCAAGACTCTTGGACATCTGTACTCAGCTGCcctccagaagccgcagattcgacgggctggacaccattgtcactggagatgaaaa gtgaaatccatgagaagaaggtcatgctgagcgtctggtggggagttcatgaaATCTACCGTTTCAAACTGCTGCCGGATAGCACGAaagttactgccgaggtctacttCGCTCAACTgcagactggccgacaagatccgcaaggagcacccgaagctcaaCAAC aaagttctggacgtgAAGTTCTAGCGCATCCACCGAACAGCCCGGACCTGgccccgagcgactaccacctcttccgatcgcttaaGCATTACCTGGAAAAGAAGcactacgatgatcgtgaccacctcgaaaatgaccttcgggctttcttcgcctccaagttgccggagttctacgccaaaggaatccgtgatattaggagacgttggcagaaggttgtcgacgttgatggagattattccATCGAATAA
- a CDS encoding hypothetical protein (NECATOR_CHRII.G6289.T1), which yields MAIRVDSSKTQSEESQTGRIVAHCNRSHRKKQRSGDVHTDTGKVLAKKLGDELRSGRPTAISFDELKNLAEQHPYEGVRYFAASLGCSLSNVSNELRFLGMVKKLGQWLPHALSDGDRQDSWTSVLSCPPEAADSTGWTPLSLEMKNPFVKGEIHEKKVMLSVWWGVHEIYRFKLLPDSTKVTAEVYFAQLQTGRQDPQGAPEAQQRSPAA from the exons atgGCTATACGGgtcgattcgtcgaaaacccagtCGGAGGAATCGCAGACGGGGCGCAtagttgcgcattgcaacagaagccatcgtaagaaacagcgttccggggacgttcacactgatacagggaaag TCCTAGCCAAGAAACTAGGAGATGAGCTTCGCTCTGGTCggccgactgcaatatcgttcgacgagctgaagaatctggcggagcagcatccatatgaaggtgtgcggtattttgctgccagtcttggctgttcgttATCCAACGTGAGCAATGAACTGCGAtttctcggaatggtgaaaaagctcggtcaatGGCttccacatgcattgagcgacggcgACCGGCAAGACTCTTGGACATCTGTACTCAGCTGCcctccagaagccgcagattcgacgggctggacaccattgtcactggagatgaaaa atcctttcgtgaaaggtgaaatccatgagaagaaggtcatgctgagcgtctggtggggagttcatgaaATCTACCGTTTCAAACTGCTGCCGGATAGCACGAaagttactgccgaggtctacttCGCTCAACTgcagactggccgacaagatccgcaaggagcacccgaagctcaaCAACGTTCGCCCGCTGCATGA
- a CDS encoding hypothetical protein (NECATOR_CHRII.G6290.T1), with translation MPAGAEDVDEAKQEKGGSLLHKLEDMSAQNIAKSRLYSQHRMEIEFAMLGKKLESRRSRLRIFNDKAANGLRVPGGHAL, from the coding sequence ATGCCAGCAGGGGCTGAAGATGTTGACGAGGCCAAACAGGAGAAAGGTGGAAGTCTTCTTCACAAACTAGAAGATATGTCTGCGCAAAACATCGCGAAAAGTCGTTTGTACTCGCAACATCGTATGGAAATCGAGTTTGCCATGCTTGGGAAGAAACTCGAAAGTCGCAGATCTCGGTTGCGAATCTTCAACGATAAGGCAGCCAACGGACTACGAGTGCCAGGAGGGCACGCGTTGTAA